CCGATAGCCCAATACCTGATTTCGATTGCAGTCTCGAATTATACGCAGTACGATACCCCATTTACCTACGGGACCCAGATCATGCCCGTTACGCATTATATTTTCCCTGAAACATTTGCAATAGCTGGCATACAAACTAACCTTGCGCTAACTCCTGCTATGTTGCAGTTGTTCAGTAATCGTTTTGGAGCCTATCCTTTTCTCAACGAAAAATATGGGCATGCGCAATACGGCGACAACAGCGGCATGGAGCATCAGACAATAAGCTCGATGGGGCCATCAACCATCAGTTCATCGTATTTGGGTGCCTTCACGCCTACTACGATTGCTCACGAGTTAGCCCACCAATGGTTTGGCGATAAAATTACCTGCCGAGACTGGCAGAACATCTGGTTAAACGAAGGTTTTGCCTCCTACGCGGAAGCCATTTATACCGAATCGATCAATGGACAATCGGGTTATCTATCATCGATCAACACCTTCATGAACAGTGCTCGTAATGCGCAGGGGAGTCTTTACGTGCAGAGTATTACGAATGTTGACTATGTTTTCAATTATAATCGCAGCTATGCCAAAGGAGCTACGGTCCTGCATATGCTTCGGGGAATGGTTGGCGATAGTACGTTCTTTCGCATTTTACGTACCTACGCAGCTAGTCCGCTAGTCGCCTATAAAACGGCTGTCACGGAAGATTTTCAGGCCATTGCCCAGCAGGTTTCGGAGAAGAATCTGAATTATTTTTTCAGTCAATGGATCTATGGAGCGGGTTATCCGGCTTATAAAGCGACCATCACTACAGGAGGTTCAACGGCAACGGTTCGGCTTACGCAAACGAATGGCACAGCCTCCAATCCTGGTTCGTTTACGATGCCCATCCAGATGAAAGTGCAGTCGGCAGCAGGCGACACGACCGTCACCGTTTTCAACGACCAGGCCGATCAGACGTTTACGCTTCCTGCCCGAGGTAAAGTCACCAATGTAGTGATCGACCCTAACAACTGGATTCTGAAAACCCTATCCACAACTACTGAAACGACAACGGTTGTGACAGGTACTACCGAACCCAACGACATTGGACTACGCATTTACCCGAACCCAACAACCGAGACTATTACTGTCGATTTCACCCAATCAACGGCTGGCCCAGCTACGTTGTCGTTAACTAATTTGCTTGGGCAACGCGTCCAGGCAATCCGTGAAGTCAATCTGTCTGCGGGAAATCACAGTCGAAACTTCAGTCTGCGGGGTGTGGCTAGCGGGCGCTATACCATTACCGTTGAAACGCCAGTAGGGCTTCAAAGTCGTGTGGTGCTGGTAAACTGAGTGATTGAGCGAATGAGTGATTGAGTGAATAGCTGGCGCACAACCACTCAATCACTCATTCGCTCAATTATACTTCAATCCGAAACAAGTGCATGGGCAGGCTATACGGGTCCAGTTCAACATAATTGTGCTCCCCCTGCCAGTTATAGTAAGCGCCTGTCAGCAAATCGTGCACCTGATAATACTGTTCAGGCCCAATGCCTAACAGCCCAATCGGCACCTGCACGACACCCGCCCGTCGGTTATAGGCATCTGTATTCACAACAATCAGCAATCGATTGGCGTCTTTTACTTTTAGATAGGCCATAATTGCATCGTCGTTTACCGGGCAGAACTGGATATTATTGGTTACCTGCAAAGCCACATTTTCGCGGCGAATTCGGTTTACGAGCGAAATCAGGTAGGTTAACTTATTGGTCCGATCCCAATCCCACAACCGAATTTCGTATTTCTCCGAGTTGAGGTACTCTTCCTTATTTGGAAACGGAATGTGTTCCATCAGTTCGAAGGATGGACCATAAATGCCATAATTACTGACCAGCGTGGCCGCCAGAAAATACCGGATCAGGAATTGTGGCTCATGGCCACTCTGCAAGCTATATGGGTTAATATCATGCGTGGTTGGCCAGAAATTCGGACGGTAGTAGTATTTCATTTCCGTCTGAGTCAACTCCATCATATACTGCTCCAACTCATATTTTGTATTACGCCAGGTATAGTACGTATAGGATTGAGCGAACCCGCGTTTGCCTAGCTCCTGCATAACTTTCGGACGCGTAAAGGCTTCGGCCAGAAACAACATATCGGGAAATTCCTTTTTTACTTCGGCAATGATCCATTCCCAGAAACCGAACGGCTTGGTATGCGGGTTATCGACCCGTACAATTCGGACTCCCCACGATGCCCAGACGAGCAGCACCCGTTTCAATTCTTCCCATAAATTCTGCCAATCGTCGGTCTCGAAATAAACCGGGTAAATATCCTGATACTTTTTGGGTGGATTTTCGGCATATTGGATGGAGCCATCAGGGCGTTTTTTGAACCATTCGGGATGCTCTTTAGCCCAGGGATGATCTGGCGAACATTGGATAGCCAGGTCCATCGCCACTTCCATTCCGTAGTTGGCCGCAATCGCAATCAGGTGTTTAAACTCCTCAACCGTACCTAGTTCAGGGTGAATGGCATCGTGCCCGCCCTCCGGCGAGCCAATTCCATATGGGACGCCAGGTTCGCCAGGCTGGCAGATAACCGAGTTGTTTTTCCCTTTCCGATGTGCGGTACCAATGGGATGAATCGGCGGTAAATAGAGTACATCGAAGCCCATACCCGAAATGCGCGGCAATAGAGCCTCTACGTCTTTAAAGGTACCATGCTTGCCCTCGACCCGCGAAGCCGAGCGGGGAAACAGGCAATACCAGTTACTAAACCCGGCACGGGCTCTATCGACCTCAACACCCAGTTCGTGACCGTATCGGGTTACGTGCTGCCGTTCCGGGTAGCGACTGGCATAAAACGTAAACTGATCGCTTTCGGCAACGGATACGGCTTCGTTGTAGCGGCTCTCATCCCGAAACAAGGCTGCCATTTCCCGAATTGCCTTTGCATCAGTACTTTCCGAAATCGGTTCACTTTTTGCTTTCGTCCCTTTTCCCTTTCCACCTTTCTTTTGTTCTGTTGCACCGCCTGCTCTAACCAGCATACCATCCAGATACTGCGCTCCGGCCAGTAGCTCACTGGTAATCCGCTGCCCATCGGCCACTTTCAGATGGACCTCGTGCTGCCAGGAACCCGGATGATCGACCCAGGATTCCAGGGTATAGAGATACTTACCCTGTTTTTCGACCACAAACGATGCCCCCCAGCGATCATTTATGATCGGGGCCATCGCCGTTTCGGTCCAGTTGGCATCATCAATATGTTTAAAGAGCAGGACAGCCGTCAGGTAATCGTGTCCATCCGCGAAGATATCCGCTTCAACAGCAATGACATCCCCCGGTACAGCTTTGATAGGGTACAGTCCGCCATCCAATTCAGGGGATACATGTTCAATAACGACTCGCGACTGACCGGTAAGAGTTTCCGAAACATTCATGCAATCATAGGTTTTATGGGTAACTAACTCGCAAATACTAGGGCAATGTTACAAAAAAGCCGGATTCTCAAACCCGGCTTTTCATGAAAACGAAATTTAGCAATTATACGCCATTCCTCATACAATAGACTTATCTGTCCGATTCATTTTGCCCCGTCGACTTTAGCCGCAGCAACAGCCAACTGCCCAATCGCCGTACCCAACTTAGCCCCTTCGTCGTTATCGAACCGATACTGCGTACCTGCATACAAGCCTGATAGCGATGCTTCGGTAGCCTGAGCCGCCAGTTTGGTAGCATCGCTCGGGAATAGATAGCTTAAAAGCGTTGCGGCTGTACTGGATACCGCTGCCCTGTCCGATATATAACTCGGTGTATTCGGAATAACGGTAGCGGTTTTAATTGTTGGATCGATCTGCGAGGGGCGGGGCACAAAATAGGTGTATTGCATACGCCAACTAGCCGTAGTAGCATCCTGCATGGCCCGGTTCAGCAGGGAATAGGTTCGTGCCGCCCGTAGCTCGTTCTGCCCATTTTCCCGAATAAATTCTTCCGTTAACAGATTCCATAAGCCCGACAAAGAATACGTATTGGGGCCATTGTCCCAGTAGCTGGCTATACGCGACTGATCACGCGTGCGGGCGGCAGCTATATCGTGTACTTCGCTCAATGCCTTCTGGAAATCGGCAGACGTGGTGGCTGGCGGAGTAGCAGGAACTATTTTGGCAATAGACGTTGAGTCATACCAGGTTTTCACTTTACCGGCCAGCGGCAGGATAGGGGAACGGGCCGGTATTTCAAGACTGGTCCATTTTTGATCATAGGGTGCTTTCGCCAATGCCGTCTGCCAGGTATTGGTCGGATCATTAGCCGCACCAAAACGATCTGCTTTAGCCCGGTCAATAACTTTGGTAGCCAATGCAGCCGCCAGCGCTTCGCCCGCTTTCACGTCGCTCGGCACGCTGGCTCCAGCCCATATGCGGCTCTGCTTATGCTCAGTTGCTTTAGCCTTTAAAAAAGCTACCTCATTCGGAAATAGATACGCCAGTACCTGACAGGAAACTTCGGCCACGGCCGCATCCTCCGAGGGATAGGAAGGGACGTCGAGTACAGGTGCCCGCGAAATCACACCCTGCTGCTCCAGCGATGGCCGATTATACTGAAATTTGGCCCGCCAGGCTACAACCAATGCGTCGTACTGAGCAGCACTCAGCAAGGCATATACCCGAACGGCATACGGAGGCCCTGCATATGGATTGGCCGATTCAGCGGGTGTTGTCTGTCCCGTTGCATAGTCATAACCGGGCGCAACATTGTACTTGGCTACTAACTGTCGGGCAATCTGATTCCAGCGCAAAACAGCCCCGTAAGCCCAATAGTTAACGGCCGTATTCTGCTCAGGAGTTGCCGCCAGAACGCCGTTTTTCACATCGGCCAACTCCTGCTGATAGGCAGCCGATGTGGTTGCGAGCGGTTGCGGTACGCTAATATCCGTAACAGCTTTGAGCACAACTGTTTTCCAGCTACCTCCATCGGCATCTGTGGATGTAGGCACAATAAAAGGCAGAACGCCTTCATCGATAGTAGGTTCCGAACACCCCACTATCCACACCAGCAAAGCCCCTAAGCTAATGGTTACAAAAAATAGTCTCATAGTAGTTGCTGTACCGTAGCTCTCTGGTCCGCATAGCTATACGTAAAAACTATACTTATGCGGACTAGAGAGCCACGACACTAATTATTGGCAGTCCAGTGACCGATTACAAGGCCTGCATTGATTTGGGAGTTCTTCCCGACGTTACGCCCATCGATAATGGTATTGTAGCCAGCCGTCAGGCCAAACTGCTTCGCTAAACGAAGATAAGCCGTGGCGCCTACCCGTGTGAAACCCACCGCATTGGTCGGAAATGGAATTCCTGGCCCAATGTCGGTTCCCTTTGTGTATGGCGTTTGCTGCTGCCCCCAGACATCCAGATTGAGCCATGTATTCACATACCCCCCCCGCACAATGATTTCGGTAACATCGGGTACGTTCACCTTCGAGCCGCTATTCGGATTGAGTTGGCTGGGGTCATAATAATTTACCACATGATCGAGCGTAACCTGCCCCCGGCGGATATACCCATACTGCCCGGTTATAAAAAAGGATTTCCCTTTCAGGTGCAGCATCGTACGACCGTCCCAGTTTTTAGAGCCACGCCCAATGGCAACCATCGCGTCATTGACGTAATTCTGAATAGGCATGGAGTAGCCAACGGCGAACAGCCATGAGAGCCTGAGTTTTTTACCCAGTTTGTAGTCGTAGGCCTCCCATCGAAGCGTAGCGGATGCGTCCTGAAACCCTTCCTGCTTCGGAAAATAGCCCGCACTGGCTTCGGTACGGATATAAGGCGCGGCCACGATCAGATCGAGGTCGTACCCCAAACCATATGTCCCGACAGCGGTCAATGCCTGCGTGGTCACCGTTCCCAGATTTGGGTTTTTGGTCTCGGTTTTATTGATGAAATAGGTACTGTAACTTTCCTGAGAACCAATAATGGCCAGGCTGGCTTTTCGATGTCCCTGCATAAACCCACCAATGATCCATTGGGCCCTGGCCTGATGGGAAACGAACAGCGTTGTCAGGAATAGAATGGCAAGAGGTAAAAATCGCATAGGCTACTTGGTACGGTAAAGGTAGTCGTTGGCCTGAATTCCGGGGCATTTTCTGGCCGATTCTGCGCGAACGGTCTTACAAAACTACCAATATCCCGTCTGCTCACACCCGAAGAACGTCAGGTTGAGCGCCGTATTGCCAGCGTGAATTAGATTCTATTGATGTGTAAAGGTCGCTGAACGAAGTGCAAGGCTCCGAGAGACATTTTCCCGATAATCTTTGCGCATCACTCAGCGACCTGAATGGTTTAAAAACCGAGTTTTACCGCTGCGTCTGGGGATGGAACGATCGCCAGCTATGCCAGAACTCCTGGTACGCTTTCGGCATGGCTGATAGCCGACGGCCTTTCAGCGGACCAGCCGTACAATGCCCGCGCCAGGTCCAGATTGACTTCGTTTCCTGATCGATCAGTTGCCGATTCGTATAGTGAAATGTAAGCGTCTGAACACCCATCCGACGATTCCATACACCAAACGATGCGCTATCGGGCGACATCGCTATCAGTACCGGTTCACCTCCTACTACGTCGTTGACTACTCGATTCGTTTGTAGTTGATTCCAATCGTAGGCTTTTGCAAAACCCGCATGTTCAACACCAATTACCCACGATTTTGGATGCCACGATGCCGAATCCCGCCGGGTGAGTTTACCTTTCGCTAAGCCCTTGTCGTAGGTAAGCATCCCTTTGAACTCCTCGGCAAAGGTTGAATCGGCTTGCAAAACACGCGTATTGGGGTGTTCATGCGCCCATTCGCGTAGCGTCATCTGACGAGACGAAAGAGGCATCAGCGATTTTCCACGCAACGGGCCAACTACGGCTTCACCCGTTGCCTGCCGCCACCATGTTCCAGTACGGTTGTCTTCAAACATCGCGTTGAAATGATCCATACCCACCAGTCGAAACTCGTCGGCCTGCCCCTGCACCAGTGGGTTAAATACACGGCCTGTCCGGCAAACGGTACAATAGGTCACCATGATAGGCTGCCCTCCAACCGTATCCCGCACCTGGTGATGATACCCAATCAATTGAATCGGATACGCCGTTGCCTGCCCTAGCGCTTCGAAGCCTATTACGAGTTTATCGAGTGGAATTTTGTTCTGGCTCATGGGTACAACCCGCTTGGTAGTTGGCTGTAGAAACATATGGTCGGCCATCATCTGCTGATGAACTATGTAGAGTACTCCGCCATAGACCAGCAATAAAGCGAAAGCGGTATATCGCTGCCATGCCCGAAGCGGGCGAATCAGAAGTCGGTAAGCGGGGTAGGCCAGCAGCAATAGCCCAATACCTCGCAACCAGCCCATATGCAGATGCAGCCAGTACGCCAATTCGACCCGGTCAAGCGATGTTTCTCCTTCGGCTAACCCCAGCTGGCTACCCGGAAATGGCATAATGAAATAAACACTGGCCGCTTCGAGCGCAATCAATGCGAGTATACAGACTATAAACCAGATAACGTTTTTCATATAGATCGTCAATCTACTACCCTATCTTATGCTCACTAACTAATTCGTTTCCGCTCCTGAAAAGGTCGATTCGACAGGTGGCATATAGGCATCCTGCGAAGCATAGCCACCGGCAGCTATCCGGGAAGCTCGGTAGCGATACAGATCCGGTTTGTTAGGCGCTTCGGTAGCCAGTCCATCCACATACCGATTGAACATGCAGAAAGCCGCAGCAATCAGTACCGTATCGTGAATGTCGAGGTCGGTGGCTCCTTCAGCGCGTGCGGCTGCAATAAGGTCGGGCGTTACAGCCTTGCCACTCTGCTGCACGGCGGCTGCTACAGCCAGTAACGCTTTCAGCTTAGAACTGATAGCCGCCTGTTCGGGATTACATTTAACCGATTGAACCAGACTCCAGTCTTCATCGCCGAGGTGATGACTCGCAACAGCACCGTGGATGGTCTGACAAAAAAAACAATCGTTCAGCGACGATACATAGGTAGCAATCAGTTCGCGTTCGCCTTCCGTAAGGCCTGAGTCTGGCCGATGGGCGTTGTCGCGTAGTAACACATTGACCAGCGCATTGAGTGGATCGGCCGTTTGCGGACTAAACGCCATTGGCCCACGAATTCCAGGTAATCCTTCAGGCAATTGGATATATGGCATAATTTTCGTTTGTTTAGCAGTGTAAATAGTACCCCGGCCGTAAAACAACCGGGGACTAAAACCAACCTATACTAAATGTTTTTGAAGGCTGACGATTTTGTCAGCCTTTATTTTGTTTTAGGTACCTGATAACCAAGCGTTCCCATACGCTCATCCATTGCTTCATAAGCAACCCGATCGGTAGGCGTCAATGTGGCAAACCCATCAACATAGCGGTTGTACATACAGAACGAAACCGCAATCAGTTCACGCTTGCCAATCGTTAACGTAGACTATCCTCGCAGTAAAATCTGCGTAAGCTCCCGGCATGGCGGTATCCAGACGGTACTTGAGCAACCCACTAATACCCGGCAACTGCTCAGCCAGTGGTAAGTGAATGACTGAATGATTTCGGAATGATGTTAAATCACTATTTCGCTCTTTCGCTCGTTTTATTAGAGTCCCGATCCGTCCGCTTTACCACGATTTACGGCATAAGTACCGATGTTCTTACCGCATTCGAGCCCTACCGTGCAATCGAAACGATAGTGAATCAGTCCATAAATCCGAGAGTTTGACGCTTCCTGTGCCTGCGCCCAGAACTCACTGGCCCGATCGGGGAAGATGCTGCCCAACACAGTAGCCGCAGCCGCCGAGAAGGTCGAGTGGCCGGAGGTATACGACGGGAAGTTTGGCAGACCAACCGATGTTTTCACACCGAACTGCTGAGGACGTGGATAGTAGTAGTAATACTTCGTATCCCAGCAGCAGATACCGGCATCCATCAGCGATGTGCCAACCAGAGCCAACGTACGGGCCATACGCACCTCGCTGTATTTGGCTTCGCTAGCCGCATTGGCAGCCGTACGCAGCCAGTGGCCCGGAGGGGTGTAGGTCCCGGCGCCATCAGCCCAGTAATTGGCAATACGAGCCTGTTCGCGCGTCTGATTTTTGTTGATGGCTTTCAGCTCGTCCAACGCTTTGGTAAACTCAGCACTATTCAACGCGGGTGGTGGGCCAGGACGAAGCTTAACTTTCGTAGCCGCATCGAAGTTCCAGGGCGTTACAGCGCCATAGTTTGGCAGCATGGGGGGGCGAATAGGGCTTTCCTGACTTACCCATACTTCGGTCAGTCCCTGCGCTTTAGCAACCTCGATCATACCGGCCGTAAGTGCCTGGTTGTTGGATGCACTCATGCCATCGGTCTTCGCACGCGCCATCACTTTGGCAGCTACCTGATTCCCCAGATCAGCACCCGCCGTCAGATCACTCTGTACGTTCATACCAGCCCACAAGCGGCTATTCTGATGTTCAGCCAGTTTGGCATCCAGAAACGGTACTTCGCCGGGGAACATGGCTTTCAGCACGACATAAGACGCAGCCGCGACAACCGCATCTTCCGACGGATAGGCAGGAATCGTCGACGTAGGTAATGCCACCCGAACCGTAGCATCCACTTTCGACGGAGCCGACCGCTTGAACTGGTATTTATAATTCCAGGCGGCTACCAGCGCATCATATTGGGCAACGCTCAGGTAGGCCAGTGCACGAGCGGCATAAGGTGGATTAGCAAACGGGAATTTTGGGTCGGCCAGTGGATTAGCCGCATCAGGAACGGGGTATTTACCGTCTGCTGTAGAGGCCGGAGGAATGTTATACCGGGCAGCCAGTTCACGGGCAATTTCGTTCCAGCGATACACCGCTCCAGCGCCCCAATACACGACAGCCTCCTGCTGCTCCTGAGTTAAACTGGCCGATTTCGATTTCAGATCGGTGAGTTCAGCCTGATACGCTGCCGATGAGGTAGCTTTAGGAGCCGCTACGGTCACATCAGTTGGCGCAGTTAAGACATAGGTTTTCCAACTTCCCGCTTTTTCATCGGCATTGGCGGGAGTATACCCTACACGCTGTGGTTCGGATATACTCTTATCACAGGAGATAATCGAAACAGATAGCCCAGCAGCAAGACTACCGATAGCCATAAGTTTATATGCGTTTTTCATTGTGTGCTACGGCTTGGCTTATTTGTTGAAATTGATTTGATACAGCAGACCAACCATATAGCTGGTACTCTGACCTACATTCATACCATCGACTATATAACCGACGCGGGCATTAACCCCGATGTTGCGCGGCTGGACCTTACCATACCATCCAATGGAGGTAGCCTGCATGTTGTTGGTTGGAAACGGCATATCGTTCCGACGAATGTTATCACCACTCAGGCAGGCACTACGTTCAGCCCATACTTCCGTTTGCCAGCCTTTCCGCTGAACCCCCAGCCGAACCGCAGCATCGTAGGTATTGGGAACCTGTACCTGATTGGTGTTATAGACCCGGTCATCTGCCTGATACGAGTTCTGATCGATTGTGATGTTACTCCGCCAGCCATAGCTTCCGTGTGCGGTCAGATATACCCCCGTTTTAGGCTCTTTGTAGCTCGCCAGCAACCGGCCGGTAAAGGTGCGACACTGCAACCCAATCGACATCGGAAGAAAACTCGGCACATAATTTCCAATAGGAACCGACCCACCAACAATGGCATTGAGCGAAAATCCTCCGGCTTTCACTACCTTCATTTTCAGCCAGGCCGATAAATCCTGAATACCATGCTGCCCCATCAGATTACCGGCACTGGTGCTCGTCCAGATGTACGGTAGACTCAGAATCACATTGACCCGGTTACTAATGCCGTAAGCAGGCATAACCATCACACTCTGGGTCGTATGTGTACCAATATTGAAGTTCTCACGTTTGAGTGTATTCTCCCAGTATTGATTCCAGGAGCTATACCCATACATCCCTGCTACGCAGAGTTGTTTTTTACCCATATAAATGGCATCGTGCGGCATTTGTGCTTTTGCCACAAACGGCACCAATAGCCCTGCTAAAGCAAAGCTTTTTAGCGTTGTTTTCATGTTGGAGGATTACCTTCCGTACTGATTAGAAAATAGTTGACAGGAGGTCGGCCTGGATACCGACCCCTCTAAAAGCGCTTAGGCAGAAAGCTTAAAACCAGCGGGATACATTGATCGACACCAAATAGTCGGCAAAGGCGGCATCGCCGTGCTTTTGGCCCAGTGGGTCCAGGCGGTCGGCATAGCTCTTGGTCCGGTTCCGGTAAACAGCCCAGGGCATGGTAGCGGCTATGGATGTTTTATGCCGCATATACGACAAGCCCGGCTCAACCGATACGATATACCCCGGACGGCGGAAACCTGAACTTCCCCCGAAGGCATCGATGGCTGGTACACCTTCCACTCGTCCACCAAGCATAACCGCCAATCCAGGTACAGCTTTGATCGACTGGCTTAAACCAACACGGGCAGCAAATTGGTCAGCTACCGAGAACGTCCCCGTAACCAAATCGATGGTGGTAGCGGTTGGGTTCCGAACAACGCCGTTCGTTTCGCGTGGATTGAACAGATAGAACCCATTGGCATAGGCCGTTAATGTGCTGTTGAGGGACGCATACCCCTGAAGTTCAACACTTATACCCACGCCACCATCACCCAATTGAATCGACTGATCGACAGGCAGACTAACCGTATAGTCCTGCCCTTCTTTAGTGAGCTTGTGAAAACTATCCGTTACGCTGTAGTTCCCTGTCGGTAGTTTCACGCCCAGGCCAGCCGCAATATTTGCCTTGGGCAGTTTTACAGGGTTAACCAGCCAATAACTGCCCGAAATACGCAGATCACCAATCCCCTGAGAGCCGGTATGGAATCGCTTCTGCTCAGGATTTTGGGCTACGGAATTGCCGTAATGTTCGTACAATGACGAACGATCGTAGTACTGAATAGGAAGGTTGGCCGAAAATGACAACCGGTTATTGACCATATAGGTAATGCCCAGATCAATAGCGTGCGACAGATTGATGACGTTGGTGCCCTGTTCAACGCGTTGGGTTTGCTCCACATCGCCAACAAAATGCTTATACGAGCGAAAATAACGATAACCTGCCGACACTTGCCAGTGGCCATTGCGTTGTTTAAAATAATCGGCCGAGCCTGCCGGAGCAGCACAACTCATGTGTCGAACGGCCACACATCCCTGCGCCAGGGTTGTACTGTTAGAAAGTAGTATATAGGCTACCGCCAGAACGAGGGTAGAAATCGTTTTCATACCTGAAAATGTCTGAATGAAAATTGACTAAACTAATGAAGACTGCCTACGACAGGATGGAACGCTGGTACAGGCTAGTCTATAAGCCAACCGTAGCCACGAACGTGACTATTCGCAGGATTAGTTAAAAATCAATCGTGCTGAGACAGGATTAGCTAACGACGGTTTGGCTGACTGCGAAGACCACGCAGCAAACGACGCATATATCGTTTTTAAGGATATTATACGAACCAGCGAAACCAAATGAAAGCTATAGGAGAACGTTTTTGCGTGCAACGAAACTCGGCCTACGGGTTTATATACCAGTGATACCAGAAAACGTTGAACCTTGAACAAGCTCAATTCCCTTTCTACACGATTGGCAATTTCCCTCAGATTTCGGGCGGGGGCGAATGAATAGGAAGGGCGCGGGCCGTTAACACGAACAGATGTTCGGGAATACGAATTGATTCACGCCATTGAGGAGCAAGAAAACTAAAAATAGCTCGGGGGCTTGGCGAATATTCTTTCAGCAGAAATTTCAGCAGTTGATTAGCCTTCCGGTTCGACTCAGTAGTACCAGTTACGTGCTTGTTCAGAAACGAAAGCAGATCACTTTGCCAGATCGATCGGTTCTCGGTTTCCAGGGCCGCAATATGCAGCCGGTCGCCCTGAATTTCCAGGCTCACCACCGAATAATAATGCCCACGGTAACTAAACCCATCGG
This window of the Spirosoma aerolatum genome carries:
- a CDS encoding M1 family aminopeptidase, which encodes MKNLYFLLLFPLLTYAQIDNDGGQFCRAGKIHYFGQLATNPKARMAYPGDASIDVTYYGLDLRLSTSPANMTAATTITLKSTVSGLTSFFLDLNSATTSSAGLKVDSVKTGTQKLTFQHTQNKLTISAPQPLANGQSLSFTVFYQGVPNNTSNGPGYVNFSFDKHGPAADPVIWTLSEPYGASDWFPCRDTPADKADSSSVRITAPAQLISVSNGKLMSTTTNKDGTKTYLWKNSYPIAQYLISIAVSNYTQYDTPFTYGTQIMPVTHYIFPETFAIAGIQTNLALTPAMLQLFSNRFGAYPFLNEKYGHAQYGDNSGMEHQTISSMGPSTISSSYLGAFTPTTIAHELAHQWFGDKITCRDWQNIWLNEGFASYAEAIYTESINGQSGYLSSINTFMNSARNAQGSLYVQSITNVDYVFNYNRSYAKGATVLHMLRGMVGDSTFFRILRTYAASPLVAYKTAVTEDFQAIAQQVSEKNLNYFFSQWIYGAGYPAYKATITTGGSTATVRLTQTNGTASNPGSFTMPIQMKVQSAAGDTTVTVFNDQADQTFTLPARGKVTNVVIDPNNWILKTLSTTTETTTVVTGTTEPNDIGLRIYPNPTTETITVDFTQSTAGPATLSLTNLLGQRVQAIREVNLSAGNHSRNFSLRGVASGRYTITVETPVGLQSRVVLVN
- a CDS encoding alpha-1,4-glucan--maltose-1-phosphate maltosyltransferase, which codes for MNVSETLTGQSRVVIEHVSPELDGGLYPIKAVPGDVIAVEADIFADGHDYLTAVLLFKHIDDANWTETAMAPIINDRWGASFVVEKQGKYLYTLESWVDHPGSWQHEVHLKVADGQRITSELLAGAQYLDGMLVRAGGATEQKKGGKGKGTKAKSEPISESTDAKAIREMAALFRDESRYNEAVSVAESDQFTFYASRYPERQHVTRYGHELGVEVDRARAGFSNWYCLFPRSASRVEGKHGTFKDVEALLPRISGMGFDVLYLPPIHPIGTAHRKGKNNSVICQPGEPGVPYGIGSPEGGHDAIHPELGTVEEFKHLIAIAANYGMEVAMDLAIQCSPDHPWAKEHPEWFKKRPDGSIQYAENPPKKYQDIYPVYFETDDWQNLWEELKRVLLVWASWGVRIVRVDNPHTKPFGFWEWIIAEVKKEFPDMLFLAEAFTRPKVMQELGKRGFAQSYTYYTWRNTKYELEQYMMELTQTEMKYYYRPNFWPTTHDINPYSLQSGHEPQFLIRYFLAATLVSNYGIYGPSFELMEHIPFPNKEEYLNSEKYEIRLWDWDRTNKLTYLISLVNRIRRENVALQVTNNIQFCPVNDDAIMAYLKVKDANRLLIVVNTDAYNRRAGVVQVPIGLLGIGPEQYYQVHDLLTGAYYNWQGEHNYVELDPYSLPMHLFRIEV
- a CDS encoding phosphatase PAP2 family protein, translating into MRLFFVTISLGALLVWIVGCSEPTIDEGVLPFIVPTSTDADGGSWKTVVLKAVTDISVPQPLATTSAAYQQELADVKNGVLAATPEQNTAVNYWAYGAVLRWNQIARQLVAKYNVAPGYDYATGQTTPAESANPYAGPPYAVRVYALLSAAQYDALVVAWRAKFQYNRPSLEQQGVISRAPVLDVPSYPSEDAAVAEVSCQVLAYLFPNEVAFLKAKATEHKQSRIWAGASVPSDVKAGEALAAALATKVIDRAKADRFGAANDPTNTWQTALAKAPYDQKWTSLEIPARSPILPLAGKVKTWYDSTSIAKIVPATPPATTSADFQKALSEVHDIAAARTRDQSRIASYWDNGPNTYSLSGLWNLLTEEFIRENGQNELRAARTYSLLNRAMQDATTASWRMQYTYFVPRPSQIDPTIKTATVIPNTPSYISDRAAVSSTAATLLSYLFPSDATKLAAQATEASLSGLYAGTQYRFDNDEGAKLGTAIGQLAVAAAKVDGAK
- a CDS encoding carboxymuconolactone decarboxylase family protein, coding for MPYIQLPEGLPGIRGPMAFSPQTADPLNALVNVLLRDNAHRPDSGLTEGERELIATYVSSLNDCFFCQTIHGAVASHHLGDEDWSLVQSVKCNPEQAAISSKLKALLAVAAAVQQSGKAVTPDLIAAARAEGATDLDIHDTVLIAAAFCMFNRYVDGLATEAPNKPDLYRYRASRIAAGGYASQDAYMPPVESTFSGAETN
- a CDS encoding DUF3179 domain-containing (seleno)protein, whose translation is MKNVIWFIVCILALIALEAASVYFIMPFPGSQLGLAEGETSLDRVELAYWLHLHMGWLRGIGLLLLAYPAYRLLIRPLRAWQRYTAFALLLVYGGVLYIVHQQMMADHMFLQPTTKRVVPMSQNKIPLDKLVIGFEALGQATAYPIQLIGYHHQVRDTVGGQPIMVTYCTVCRTGRVFNPLVQGQADEFRLVGMDHFNAMFEDNRTGTWWRQATGEAVVGPLRGKSLMPLSSRQMTLREWAHEHPNTRVLQADSTFAEEFKGMLTYDKGLAKGKLTRRDSASWHPKSWVIGVEHAGFAKAYDWNQLQTNRVVNDVVGGEPVLIAMSPDSASFGVWNRRMGVQTLTFHYTNRQLIDQETKSIWTWRGHCTAGPLKGRRLSAMPKAYQEFWHSWRSFHPQTQR